In the genome of Dermacentor variabilis isolate Ectoservices chromosome 5, ASM5094787v1, whole genome shotgun sequence, one region contains:
- the LOC142582964 gene encoding uncharacterized protein LOC142582964 → MAAAQVAWCSDDDELCPAMFVESQLDTPDAEILDRGKLLENLLTISNSGTPVIQERTEYPCPLCRGTFRALGDLVMHECPKEKPPRSLLTCCFCGFATEQTTVFRAHLELHIKPSLRCGHCNHTFPSEAVLLQHLQLHGSSLPLEPLAAINSTSPYTAYLAPQTTPILANNNGTLCVINTPTYVVPVLEDYHSRYTCTLCNAMFHRLSLLAAHGLKHSEFPDIHIQENLLLPGRGSQEPFGALMCSQCCVVFTHPVALAAHSCNCKEGEGNVTSPSLLAAPQNAPSLQLTEPQSLQQSPQQPSSAAGPSPVRLYCCPYCPYTSYLLASLIRHKEIHFSHRCSECSVRLPTLPALIQHKQKMHPGAPASVTSTPPAPSVSPVNNNGPYKRGRPRKTQEEIEIDKMGRIWHCKTCGVSLRKGAEDAATHKCAMFRCPHCTFETHKPNGLNIHINFAHTFRCQRCWKTFVTKQERTLHCTYSCPERPFKNVTEDDIPLAVLKQLSEQKSNMQRDPVHPSKNPSEHPSEHQSGNTSKHEHECQPEEDPDVADEAYTRKRGRPPKNRPQGTLTIPQPAHAEPKAVTRKRGRPRGRRK, encoded by the exons ATGGCG GCTGCACAGGTCGCCTGGTGCAGCGACGATGATGAGCTGTGTCCGGCGATGTTCGTCGAGTCCCAACTGGATACGCCGGACGCCGAAATCCTCGACCGAGGAAAGCTGCTCGAGAATCTACTTACAATATCGAACT CGGGAACGCCAGTGATTCAAGAGCGGACCGAGTACCCATGCCCTCTCTGTCGAGGCACCTTCCGTGCCCTCGGTGACCTGGTGATGCACGAGTGCCCCAAGGAGAAGCCACCCCGGTCCCTGCTCACTTGTTGCTTCTGCGGCTTCGCCACTGAGCAGACTACTGTTTTCAGGGCCCACCTAGAG TTGCACATCAAGCCATCATTGCGGTGTGGCCACTGCAACCACACATTCCCGAGTGAGGCTGTCCTACTGCAGCACCTACAGTTGCACGGGTCCAGTTTGCCTCTAGAGCCCCTGGCTGCCATCAACAGTACATCGCCGTACACCGCCTACTTGGCCCCACAGACAACTCCTATTTTGGCGAACAATAATGGTACCCTTTGTGTAATCAACACGCCAACTTATGTGGTACCAG TGCTGGAGGATTACCACTCGAGGTACACATGCACTTTGTGCAACGCCATGTTTCATCGGCTGAGCCTTCTGGCAGCACATGGTCTCAAGCATTCCGAGTTTCCAGATATCCACATCCAGGAGAACCTCCTGCTGCCAGGCAGGGGGTCACAGGAGCCATTTGGAG CGCTCATGTGCTCTCAGTGCTGCGTCGTCTTTACCCACCCGGTGGCCCTGGCAGCCCACTCGTGCAACTGCAAGGAAGGCGAGGGCAATGTGACCAGCCCTTCTCTTCTAGCGGCACCGCAGAACGCACCATCTCTGCAGCTGACTGAACCGCAGTCACTGCAGCAGTCACCCCAGCAGCCGTCCTCAGCAGCAGGCCCGAGCCCCGTGCGGCTCTACTGCTGTCCATACTGTCCCTACACTTCCTACCTGTTGGCCAGTCTCATCAGGCACAAGGAGATACACTTTTCCCACCGATGCAGCGAATGCTCTGTCCGGCTCCCGACGCTGCCTGCCCTCATACAGCACAAGCAAAAG ATGCACCCCGGTGCTCCTGCCTCAGTGACGTCCACGCCACCAGCCCCATCAGTGTCCCCAGTGAACAATAATGGCCCGTACAAACGAGGGCGACCAAGGAAGACTCAGGAAGAAA TTGAGATCGACAAAATGGGACGCATATGGCACTGCAAGACCTGCGGAGTTAGTCTGCGGAAAGGTGCGGAGGACGCTGCCACCCACAAATGTGCAATGTTCCGGTGCCCCCACTGTACATTTGAAACTCACAAGCCTAATGGTCTCAACATTCACATCAACTTTGCTCATACTTTCCG GTGCCAGAGGTGCTGGAAAACCTTTGTGACCAAACAAGAGCGGACGTTGCACTGCACCTACTCGTGTCCTGAAAGGCCATTCAAGAATGTCACAGAAGATGACATCCCACTGGCGGTGCTCAAGCAGCTCTCTGAGCAAAAGTCCAACATGCAGCGGGACCCTGTTCACCCGTCCAAAAATCCATCTGAGCACCCTTCTGAACATCAGTCTGGAAACACTTCGAAGCACGAACATGAGTGCCAACCTGAAGAGGACCCTGATGTCGCAGACGAAGCATATACCAGGAAGAGGGGCCGCCCTCCAAAAAATAGACCTCAG GGGACATTGACCATTCCTCAGCCAGCCCATGCAGAACCCAAAGCCGTTACCAGAAAACGTGGAAGACCCAGAGGAAGGCGGAAATAA